The region CGCGATCCGGTTCCACGAGCAGGAGGTTCTCGAGCACGCGGCGGCGCCCATCGGGCAAACCGCTCAGCGCTTCGTAGAGCGCAAGGCTCTGCGCGGCGTGCAACTCCCGCGCGCGTCCGCGCAAAGTGCCTGCATTCTGGCCCAGAAAACGGTCGAGACGCGGCATCCCCTTCCCTTCGAGCATCTTGGTGTAGAGCGAGGACCCTCCGGCGGATTCGGGAGCAAGCGATGCGGAAAGCGCGGCGGCCAGCCAGTCGGGAGGATCAACATAACGGCCCGCTTCGAACTTCTGCCGACGAAGCGACCGCTCGAGCAGCAGGCCGCGAAGAATCGCCTGATCCACAAGCCCCGCGTCACCGAGCGCCGAAGGCGCAAGATCGATCTGGATCTTTCGACCCGCCGCGTCGGCATCGAAAACTTGAAGAACCACGGCAGGCTGACGCAAACGGAATCCGTCACCGGGCGAGAGGATAATGAGGATCGGCGACTTCCAATCCTCGGAATCGCGCAACTCGCGCTCGGTCCCGCGTTTCAATTCCTCCGCACGCCGCACCAGGTCCGACCGGCGGCCCGGTGTTCCTCCGAAAACGGTGAACTGCTTCGAGTTGCTCGCGGTCCGGTTCTCCGGCTTGAGCAGATCCGGAGCCGCCACCTGCGCCGATGCCGCGCTGACGAGCACGGCGCAAACCGGCACTAAGAACGAGCGCAATCTCACGGTTTGCCGCCCGACCAACTCAGCGTTGTCGTCGCGGGAGTGATGCGGACTTCCGATGCCCGCGAAAGCTGCGAGAGGGGCACGGACAAGGCGGCGCCCAGGCCGGAGAATTGGCGCGATGCAATCATTCCCGCCGCCGAGGGCAACGGCAATCGGCCGATCGAGAAACTCCGCGCCACCAAGCGCATACCCGCGGCGTCTTCCTCGGGCGCATAAACGCCTTCGAAGTAAATGCGCGGCCCCACCGACAAAGAAGCCTCGATGCCGACGCGCACATCTCCTTCTCCCGGGACGGCGTAGACACGCTTGGGGTGAAGCAAACCGGATGCTGGTCGGAACTTGACCAGCGTGACGAAGCTGGTCACCAACTCGCTCGAAGGCACGGCGAAGGATCTCTTTCCGTCCGCTGATGCGGAATCCGCAATGAGCGAGGTGATGCGCGACGCACACGCATCATCGGGTGCGAGCGGCGCGGGCAGATCGGCAGGCGGCAAGAAAGCCAGAACCGCCGCGGCTGCAAGACCCGCGAGGATGACGAGACGGCAAAATGCGGCAAAATATTTTCCCCAAGCGAGACGCGCACGCTGCCGGCGCTTCTTCTGCTCGACCTCACCGGGGGGAGAGAAACCCGTGGGTGGCGCAAATGGCGCCGATCCCCGCTCCAGCCGGAGCCCGCAGTTGTGGCAATAGACGCGCGTCGGGTCGTTGTCATAACCGCAGTTGGCGCAACTGAGACCCATGGGGAAGCGAACTATTTCCCGGCGCCGCCAGAGGACCCGGAGCTTTTCGCGGGAGGAGTGGCCGCGGGCGCCGGGCTGGCGGCCGGGGCGGGCTTAGACTCGCCCGCGCCGCCGCCCGAATCTTTCTTCGCCGCCTGTTTGTATCCCTCGCTGCGGTAGTCGGTGATGTAAAAACCGCTGCCTTTGAAAATCAGTCCTGCTCCCGTGCCGAGAAGCCGCTTCACCTCGCCGTGGCCCCAAGGAGTCTCCGGACATTGGGCTTCCGGGCAGGTCTTCAGCGGCGCGTCCTTCATGGACTGGAAGATCTCGAAGTTCTTGCCGCATTTCCGGCAATGGTATTCGTAGGTGGGCATGGGACTTTCCTTGTAGCCGCCGCCGATTGATCCGGCAAGGACGCGGACTACGAGCGCGCCTCGGCCGCGGCCATCCCCCGCGCCATGCTGTCGGCGGAAATCACCGCGTCAAGGTCGCCCGCCGCCCCGTCGGGAAACTTATCGAGCACGGCGGCCACGATATCCCAGATGCGCGGGAACGCGATGCGCCCGGCGAGAAACTCAGCCACGGCCACCTCGTTGGCGGCGTTGAGGGCGGCCGGCGCCGTGCCTCCGCGCTCTGCCGCTTGGCACGCGAGATCCAAGGCCGGAAAAACATCGCGGCGAGGCGCCTCGAAATCCAAACGCCCGAGATGCGCGAAGTCGAGCAGGGGCAAGCTGCCGCCCACGCGCTCGGGCCAAGTGAACGCATATTGGATGGGGAAACGCATGTCGGAATGGCTCATCTGCGCGAGCACCGAACCGTCCACGAACTCGACCATCGAATGCACGACGCTCTGCGGGTGTATGACAACATCGACGCGTGGTATATCGACTCCGAAAAGCCAGCGGGCCTCGATCATCTCCAGACCCTTGTTGAAGAGCGTGGCGGAATCGATCGTGATCTTTTCTCCCATTCTCCATGTAGGATGCCGCAGAGCCTCTTCCCGGGTCACGGCACGCAGCCTGTCCGCAGGCCACGTGCGGAACGGCCCGCCGGATGCGGTGAGGATCAGGCGGCGGACGCCACCGCCGTCCCGGCCTTCGAGGCATTGGAAGATGGCGTTGTGCTCGCTGTCCACCGGCAAGATGCGACGACCGTGCTTTTTCGCCGTTGCCATGACGATCTCACCCGCGACCACGAGCACTTCCTTGCTGGCCAAAGCAAGGTCTTTGCCCGACTCGAGGGCGCGTATGGCCGGGCGCAATCCCCCGGTGCCGACGATAGCCACGAGAACCATGTCCGCGTCCGCCATCCCCGCAAGCGCGCACAGCCCGTCTTCGCCGGTGAAAATTTCCCGCGGCGTGTAGTCGAGCTGCCCGCGCAAAAGCGCGGCAGATTCCTCGTCGGGAACGGCAAGCGCGTCCGGCCTCAGGGCATTCGCCTCGGCGGCAAGCTGGGTGATATTGCGAAACCCCGAGAGACCGGTGACGCGGATGCGCCCGCCCAGTTCGCGCGCCACACGGCAGGCGCTGCGGCCGATCGAGCCGGTAGCCCCGAGAATGACCACCCGGCGACCGCTCATGAGACGGGCAGGCCGAGAACCAGACGCATGTAGAAAAACATTATCGGCGCGGTG is a window of Chthoniobacterales bacterium DNA encoding:
- a CDS encoding zinc ribbon domain-containing protein → MGLSCANCGYDNDPTRVYCHNCGLRLERGSAPFAPPTGFSPPGEVEQKKRRQRARLAWGKYFAAFCRLVILAGLAAAAVLAFLPPADLPAPLAPDDACASRITSLIADSASADGKRSFAVPSSELVTSFVTLVKFRPASGLLHPKRVYAVPGEGDVRVGIEASLSVGPRIYFEGVYAPEEDAAGMRLVARSFSIGRLPLPSAAGMIASRQFSGLGAALSVPLSQLSRASEVRITPATTTLSWSGGKP
- a CDS encoding 1-deoxy-D-xylulose-5-phosphate reductoisomerase — its product is MSGRRVVILGATGSIGRSACRVARELGGRIRVTGLSGFRNITQLAAEANALRPDALAVPDEESAALLRGQLDYTPREIFTGEDGLCALAGMADADMVLVAIVGTGGLRPAIRALESGKDLALASKEVLVVAGEIVMATAKKHGRRILPVDSEHNAIFQCLEGRDGGGVRRLILTASGGPFRTWPADRLRAVTREEALRHPTWRMGEKITIDSATLFNKGLEMIEARWLFGVDIPRVDVVIHPQSVVHSMVEFVDGSVLAQMSHSDMRFPIQYAFTWPERVGGSLPLLDFAHLGRLDFEAPRRDVFPALDLACQAAERGGTAPAALNAANEVAVAEFLAGRIAFPRIWDIVAAVLDKFPDGAAGDLDAVISADSMARGMAAAEARS
- a CDS encoding zinc ribbon domain-containing protein — protein: MPTYEYHCRKCGKNFEIFQSMKDAPLKTCPEAQCPETPWGHGEVKRLLGTGAGLIFKGSGFYITDYRSEGYKQAAKKDSGGGAGESKPAPAASPAPAATPPAKSSGSSGGAGK